One region of Brassica napus cultivar Da-Ae chromosome A2 unlocalized genomic scaffold, Da-Ae chrA02_Random_29, whole genome shotgun sequence genomic DNA includes:
- the LOC125594021 gene encoding probable manganese-transporting ATPase PDR2, producing the protein MSSFRVGGKVVDKVDLCRKKRSAWRLDVWPFAILYATWLTTIVPSIDFTDALIVFGGLLASHILVLLFTMWSVDFKCFVQFSKVNSISQADACKVTPAKFSGSKEVVPLHFRSQMTGSSSSGDTEEIFFDFRKQRFMYSKELGAFSKLPYPTKETFGHYLKCTGHGTEAKVATATEKWGRNVFDYPQPTFQKLLKENCTEPFFVFQVFCVGLWCLDEFWYYSVFTLFMLLMFESTMAKSRLKTLTDLRRVRVDSQTVMVYRCGRWAKLLGTDLLPGDVVSIGRPSAHTGGEDKTVPADMLLLVGSAIVNEAILTGESTPQWKVAIAGEGSDKKLSIKRDKNHVLFGGTKILQHSPDKTFPLKTPDGGCLAVVLRTGFETSQGKLMRTILFSTERVTANSWESGLFILFLVVFAVIAAGYVLVKGLEDPTRSKYKLLLGCSIIITSVIPPELPMELSIAVNTSLLALARRGIFCTEPFRIPFAGKVDLCCFDKTGTLTSDDMEFRGVGGLADGEEAETDMSKVPVRTLEILASCHALVFVDNKLVGDPLEKAALKGIDWSYKSDEKALPKRGNGNSVQIMQRYHFASHLKRMSVIVCIQQEYFVFVKGAPETIQDRLVDVPAAYMETYKRYTRQGSRVLALAFKRLPDMTASEVRDMDRDAVENDLTFAGFAVFNCPIRSDSATVLLELKNSSHDLVMITGDQALTACHVASKVHIVSNPVLILSQSRPGAEYKWMSPDEKEIIPYSDKEIETLAETHDLCIGGDSIEMLQATSATVRVIPFVKVFARVAPQQKELILTTFKAVGRGTLMCGDGTNDVGALKQAHVGVALLNTVTPSESSKDDPKSKSKKPKQPSEPASKTAIQNGEGSSKAKAPPQNRHLTAAELQRQKLKKMMDELNSDEGDGRSAPVVKLGDASMASPFTAKHASVAPVTDIIRQGRSTLVTTLQMFKILGLNCLATAYVLSVMYLDGVKLGDVQATISGVLTAAFFLFISHARPLQTLSAERPHPSVFSVYLFLSLLGQFAVHITFLIYSVKEAEKHMPEECIEPDATFHPNLVNTVSYMVSMMLQVATFAVNYMGHPFNQSIRENKPFFYALIAGAGFFTVIASDLFRDLNDSLKLVPLPEGMRDKLLLWALLMFVICYSWERLLRWAFPGKIPSWKHKQRSVTANLEKKKKV; encoded by the exons ATGTCGAGCTTTCGCGTGGGAGGGAAGGTAGTGGATAAGGTTGACTTGTGCAGGAAGAAACGTTCGGCGTGGCGTTTGGATGTTTGGCCGTTTGCGATTCTGTACGCCACGTGGTTGACTACGATCGTGCCTAGCATAGACTTCACTGATGCTTTGATCGTGTTTGGTGGCCTTCTTGCTTCTCACATCTTGGTCTTGCTTTTCACTATGTGGTCTGTGGATTTCAAGTGTTTTGTCCAGTTTAGCAAG GTTAACAGTATCAGCCAGGCGGATGCGTGTAAAGTCACCCCAGCCAAGTTTTCTGGTTCTAAAGAAGTTGTGCCTCTTCATTTTCGTAGCCAA ATGACTGGTTCGTCTTCCTCAGGAGACACGGAAGAAATATTCTTTGACTTCAGAAAGCAGCGCTTTATGTACTCAAAAGAGTTGGGAGCCTTTTCCAAGCTTCCTTACCCCACAAAGGAAACATTTGGTCATTACCTAAAATGTACTGGCCATGGTACAGAAGCTAAAGTTGCAACAGCCACTGAGAAGTGGGGAAGGAACGT ATTTGATTATCCACAACCTACATTCCAGAAGCTATTGAAAGAAAACTGCACGGAACCATTTTTCGTATTTCAG GTTTTCTGCGTGGGTCTTTGGTGCTTGGATGAATTCTGGTATTACAGTGTGTTCACACTATTCATGCTTCTCATGTTCGAGTCAACAATGGCAAAAAGCCGCTTGAAGACATTAACCGACCTAAGACGTGTTAGGGTGGACAGTCAGACTGTGATGGTGTATCGATGCGGGAG GTGGGCGAAGCTCTTAGGTACTGATCTGCTGCCAGGAGATGTTGTGTCCATTGGGAGGCCGTCTGCTCACACTGGAGGAGAGGACAAGACAGTACCAGCCGACATGCTTTTGCTTGTAGGAAGTGCTATTGTAAATGAAGCCATTTTGACTGGCGAGTCAACTCCCCAGTGGAAG GTTGCAATTGCTGGCGAAGGATCTGATAAGAAGTTATCGATCAAGAGGGataaaaatcatgttttatttGGCGGGACCAAGATCTTACAACATTCACCTGACAAG ACATTCCCTCTGAAAACCCCTGATGGTGGCTGTCTAGCTGTTGTTCTCCGAACTGGATTTGAGACAAGCCAAGGAAAGCTAATGCggacaattttattttctacagAGAGG GTTACTGCAAACAGCTGGGAGAGTGGTCTGTTCATATTATTTCTAGTTGTATTTGCCGTGATTGCTGCGGGCTATGTTCTTGTAAAG GGTCTCGAGGATCCTACAAGGAGCAAATATAAGCTCTTGCTAGGCTGTTCAATTATCATCACCTCAGTTATCCCGCCAGAATTGCCTATGGAATTATCCATTGCTGTCAACACGTCATTACTTGCTCTTGCACGTCGTGGGATCTTTTGCACAGAGCCTTTTAGGATTCCTTTTGCGGGGAAG GTCGATTTGTGCTGTTTTGATAAGACTGGTACACTCACGTCAGATGACATG GAATTTCGAGGAGTTGGGGGCTTGGCTGATGGTGAAGAAGCAGAGACTGATATGAGCAAGGTTCCCGTACGCACATTAGAGATTCTGGCGTCGTGTCATGCTTTAGTCTTTGTAGACAACAAGCTG GTTGGTGATCCTCTTGAGAAGGCTgcacttaaaggaattgactgGAGTTACAAATCTGATGAAAAGGCCTTGCCAAAAAG AGGAAATGGCAACTCGGTGCAGATTATGCAGAGATACCATTTTGCTTCGCATCTGAAGAGAATGTCAGTTATCGTTTGTATTCAGCAGGAATATTTTGTATTTGTGAAG GGTGCACCAGAGACCATCCAAGATAGACTTGTGGATGTGCCAGCAGCATATATGGAAACATATAAGAGATACACACGCCAAGGATCTCGAGTTCTGGCCCTTGCATTTAAACGACTTCCTGATATGACG GCCAGTGAAGTTAGAGACATGGACCGAGATGCTGTTGAGAATGACCTTACTTTTGCTGGGTTTGCG GTCTTCAATTGCCCCATTAGATCAGATTCAGCTACCGTTCTGTTAGAGTTGAAGAATTCATCTCATGATTTG GTGATGATTACTGGTGATCAGGCATTGACAGCTTGTCATGTTGCAAGCAAAGTGCACATTGTATCAAACCCAGTCTTAATTCTTAGCCAGTCAAGGCCTGGAGCTGAATATAAGTGGATGTCACCTGATGAGAAGGAGATCATACCCTACAG tGACAAAGAGATCGAAACCCTTGCTGAAACGCATGATTTATGCATTGGAGGAGACAGCATTGAAATGCTACAGGCTACATCGGCTACTGTGAGAGTCATTCCATTTGTTAAA GTTTTTGCGAGAGTTGCTCCACAGCAGAAGGAGCTAATCTTAACCACCTTTAAAGCGGTAGGAAGGGGAACTCTGATGTGTGGGGACGGGACAAATGACGTTGGAGCATTGAAGCAG GCCCATGTTGGAGTTGCCTTACTGAATACTGTCACTCCCTCGGAATCGTCTAAAGATGATCCAAAGTCGAAGTCAAAAAAGCCCAAACAACCATCAGAACCAGCTAGTAAAACCGCAATTCAGAATGGAGAAGGATCATCAAAGGCAAAGGCCCCACCCCAAAACCGCCACTTAACTGCTGCGGAATTGCAGAGACAAAAGTTAAAGAAGATGATGGATGAACTAAACAGTGATGAAGGTGATGGCCGGTCAGCTCCCGTGGTAAAACTCGGGGATGCATCAATGGCATCTCCCTTCACAGCTAAACACGCGTCGGTCGCCCCAGTGACGGACATAATCCGACAGGGCCGTAGTACACTTGTGACGACTCTTCAGATGTTCAAAATTCTCGGTCTCAACTGTCTCGCCACAGCTTACGTCCTAAGTGTTATGTACTTGGACGGTGTGAAGCTCGGTGATGTCCAGGCAACAATCAGCGGCGTCTTAACAGCTGCGTTTTTCCTCTTCATATCCCATGCTCGACCGCTTCAAACCCTCTCTGCAGAGCGACCACACCCGAGTGTCTTCTCCGTGtacctcttcctctctctccttgGACAGTTCGCTGTCCACATAACCTTCTTGATCTACTCCGTGAAGGAAGCTGAGAAACACATGCCCGAGGAATGCATCGAACCAGACGCCACGTTCCATCCTAACCTGGTGAACACGGTGTCGTACATGGTGAGCATGATGCTTCAGGTGGCGACTTTCGCTGTGAACTACATGGGACACCCCTTTAACCAGAGTATCAGAGAAAACAAACCTTTCTTCTACGCGCTCATCGCTGGAGCAGGGTTCTTCACCGTGATTGCATCTGATCTCTTCAGGGACTTAAACGATTCGCTGAAGCTGGTGCCTCTGCCTGAAGGTATGAGGGATAAGCTTCTCCTCTGGGCTTTGCTAATGTTCGTCATCTGCTACTCGTGGGAGAGGTTGCTCAGGTGGGCTTTCCCTGGTAAGATTCCTTCGTGGAAGCATAAGCAGAGAAGTGTCACTGCGAatctggagaagaagaagaaggtataA
- the LOC125594020 gene encoding calcium-dependent protein kinase 12-like: MSDSQTMASESRTRWVLPYQTKNLKDDYFLGRVLGQGQFGTTFLCSHKETGQKLACKSIPKRALLCQEDCDQVLREIQIMHHLSEYPNVVRIQETYEDDTSVHLVMELCEGGELFDRIAEKGHYSERDAAKVIKTIVSVVEACHSLGVMHRDLKPENFLFSSSDEDASLKSTDFGVSVFCEPGTTFSELVGSAYYVAPEVLLKHYGRECDVWSAGVILYVLLCGFAPFDAGTDNGIFREILQGKLDFETDPWPSISDSAKDLTMKMLESDPKKRLTAHQVLCHPWIVDDTVAPDKPLDFAVVSRLKRFSAMNKLKKMALRVVAEKLSEEEIGGLKELFKMIDRDNSGTITFEELKDCIRRVGSELVESEIQELLQAADVDESGTIDYGEFLAATIHLNKLEREENLVAAFSFFDKDSCGCITLEELQQAWKQFGIKDSHLDKMIKDIDQDNDGQINYGEFVAMMRKGNGNVGISRRTMRNTLNFENLHS, translated from the exons ATGTCAGACTCTCAAACTATGGCCAGCGAGTCAAGAACCAGATGGGTTCTACCTTACCAGACCAAGAACCTGAAAGACGATTACTTTCTTGGTCGTGTGCTGGGACAAGGACAGTTTGGAACCACTTTCCTCTGTTCCCATAAGGAGACTGGTCAAAAGCTTGCCTGCAAATCCATACCTAAAAGGGCGCTCCTTTGTCAAGAAGATTGCGACCAGGTTTTGAGGGAGATCCAGATAATGCATCACTTGTCTGAATACCCCAACGTTGTCAGGATACAAGAAACGTACGAGGATGATACTAGTGTTCACCTTGTGATGGAGCTTTGCGAAGGTGGTGAGTTGTTTGATAGAATCGCGGAGAAAGGTCATTACAGTGAGAGAGATGCAGCTAAGGTTATCAAGACTATTGTTAGCGTCGTTGAGGCTTGTCACTCTCTTGGTGTTATGCATAGAGATCTTAAGCCTGAGAacttcttgttttcttcttctgatgAAGATGCTTCTCTTAAATCTACTGACTTTGGCGTCTCTGTTTTCTGCGAACCAG gCACAACGTTTTCAGAACTTGTTGGGAGTGCATACTATGTGGCACCTGAAGTCTTACTTAAGCATTACGGCCGTGAATGTGACGTATGGAGCGCTGGAGTTATCCTCTACGTTCTGTTATGTGGTTTTGCTCCTTTCGATGCTG GAACTGATAATGGGATCTTTAGAGAGATTCTACAGGGAAAGCTGGACTTTGAGACCGATCCTTGGCCTAGCATTTCAGACAGTGCCAAGGATCTTACAATGAAAATGCTGGAGAGCGATCCAAAGAAAAGACTAACTGCTCATCAAGTCTTGT GTCACCCTTGGATTGTGGATGATACGGTTGCTCCAGATAAACCATTGGACTTCGCAGTAGTTTCCCGCCTGAAAAGGTTCTCTGCAATGAACAAACTTAAGAAGATGGCTTTACGCGTAGTTGCAGAGAAACTCTCTGAGGAAGAAATCGGTGGGTTGAAAGAACTGTTCAAGATGATAGACAGAGACAACAGTGGGACCATCACCTTTGAAGAGTTGAAAGATTGTATCAGACGTGTTGGGTCAGAGCTTGTGGAATCAGAGATCCAAGAACTCTTGCAAGCA gCTGATGTTGATGAGAGTGGAACAATTGACTATGGAGAGTTTTTGGCTGCAACAATCCACTTGAACAAGCTGGAGAGAGAGGAGAATCTAGTGGCTGCATTCTCTTTCTTTGACAAAGATTCATGTGGCTGCATCACTCTGGAAGAACTCCAACAGGCTTGGAAGCAGTTTGGTATAAAAGATTCACATCTTGATAAAATGATCAAAGACATCGACCAAGACAAT GATGGACAAATAAACTATGGAGAGTTTGTGGCAATGATGAGGAAAGGAAATGGCAATGTTGGGATCAGCCGGAGAACAATGAGGAACACTCTTAACTTTGAGAATCTTCATTCCTGA
- the LOC106404479 gene encoding protein AMEIOTIC 1 homolog, with translation MSEKKLRPIKLNRYTMMGEDNSSSRNALVKVKLEKDKHVSSGSSSKAIVTVKLEKEEEEEGFHHVTRSVLKRKQLSQSLDNNSLVAVKSENYTFEKQRTTRWSTNRVDSAEQAMEDVLKEVGASFEKPISRGELRAIARKRIGDTGLLDHLLRHIDGNVTPGGADRFRRCYNTEGAMQYWLESADLLKVKCESGVPDPNWVPPPWWKLQGVIKLEPGDCEPSFNLKEAIDQMKSDIKELVADVAHIKRESGVPDTDLIPLSQWKIKRSAHESPLSQSSAVSSKLREEIDKMKSDIKNLVSKPKLPDHADANEKRFTECMKWKVETDKKIAEISTSLTSTQSMVKELTSWKDKVEHQLVGISSSQNNLQANGSKSPHNWEHLLHSTNLDDFTVNGFDPWDVEADLTDVLPPNARKSSFQDHMWFEEQLVLNSEMQRTERGDSRSSNQDKAELTPGSSVTAGPRSDIDDPTILSQETLKELVSWKAKAEQQLMEMSDAVRALQG, from the exons ATGTCTGAGAAGAAGCTTCGTCCCATCAAGCTGAATCGTTATACCATGATGGGAGAAGATAACAGCTCCTCTAGGAACGCCTTGGTCAAAGTCAAGTTAGAGAAGGACAAGCACGTGTCCTCAGGCTCCTCCAGCAAAGCCATTGTCACAGTCAAGctagagaaggaagaagaagaagagggctTTCATCATGTAACTAGAAGCGTCCTGAAAAGAAAACAACTCTCTCAATCACTAGATAACAACTCTCTCGTTGCAGTCAAGAGTGAAAACTACACCTTCGAGAAACAGAGAACCACTCGTTGGAGTACTAATAG GGTTGATTCCGCGGAGCAAGCAATGGAGGATGTTCTAAAAGAGGTAGGTGCTTCTTTCGAGAAACCTATCTCACGAGGCGAGTTAAGAGCCATAGCTCGAAAGAGAATCGGTGATACTGGGCTGTTGGATCATTTGCTGAGGCATATCGATGGGAATGTGACACCTGGTGGTGCTGATAGGTTTAGGAGGTGTTACAATACCGAAGGAGCCATGCAGTATTGGCTAGAGAGTGCTGATTTGCTTAAGGTGAAATGTGAGTCTGGTGTTCCTGATCCTAACTGGGTTCCTCCTCCTTGGTGGAAGCTTCAGGGTGTGATTAAACTTGAGCCTGGGGATTGTGAACCGTCCTTTAATCTTAAGGAAGCAATTGATCAAATGAAGAG TGATATTAAGGAGCTTGTGGCTGATGTGGCTCACATTAAGCGTGAATCTGGAGTTCCTGATACTGATTTGATTCCTTTATCTCAATGGAAGATTAAGAGATCAGCGCATGAGTCTCCTTTATCTCAATCTTCTGCTGTCTCTTCAAAGCTTAGGGAAGAGATTGATAAAATGAAGAG TGATATCAAGAACCTTGTATCCAAGCCAAAGTTACCAGATCATGCTGATGCAAATGAG aaacgATTCACGGAATGTATGAAGTGGAAGGTAGAGACTGATAAGAAAATTGCAGAGATCTCAACTTCACTGACTTCAACACAG AGCATGGTTAAGGAACTAACTTCATGGAAAGATAAAGTAGAACATCAGCTGGTGGGAATTTCAAGCTCGCAGAACAATCTGCAGGCAAATGGGAGCAAATCTCCTCATAATTGGGAACATCTATTGCATAGTACCAACTTGGATGACTTCACAGTGAATGGTTTTGATCCATGGGATGTTGAAGCTGACCTTACCGATGTTCTTCCACCAAATGCTCGCAAAAGCTCTTTCCAAGATCATATGTGGTTTGAGGAACAGTTAGTGCTCAACTCCGAGATGCAAAGGACGGAGAG AGGTGATTCCAGAAGCTCCAATCAAGACAAAGCAGAGTTGACTCCAGGTTCTTCAGTGACTGCAGGTCCAAGATCAGATATTGACGACCCAACTATTCTGTCTCAG gaaACATTGAAAGAGTTGGTGAGCTGGAAAGCCAAAGCGGAGCAGCAGTTAATGGAAATGTCAGACGCTGTCCGTGCTCTTCAGGGATAG